The Myxococcales bacterium genomic interval ACAGGGCGATTGGTCCAGCTTCCGAGCAGCAAGATCACGAGCGGCGATCCCCGCATGACCCTGGTGACCCCCGGTGATTCCGGCTTCAAGCCGAAGGTGAACCATGACGTGCCGGTGCATTCCGTGGCCGACTTTTTCGTGTCGGTGGCCCGAGCGGTCGGGGCGGACATCACCTCGTTCGGTGACCCCCGCATCAACAAGGGTCCCCTGAACCAGATCTACGGTTGAACGCGTGCGGGGCGGTTCACCCAGGGCTCCCAGGGAAACTCCAAAGAAGGATCCACGATGTACAGGATGGGAATCACAATCGCGGCTTTGTCGGGCCTGGCCGTTTCAGCGTGCACGGGCGCGGTGACGGGCTCTTCGTCGGCAGATCCCGACAGCCCCAGTTCGGACAGCCCCGGGACGGACGATCCGACGAACCCGTCCGCAGGTGGCGGCGGTGCACCGGGGGCCGGGGGGGCAGGGGCGGGGGGCAGTCCCTCCGCAGGCCTTGGCTGTGGGCCGCTGCCGCAGCGGCTGGTACGGCTAAATCCGGTGCAGCTGGAAAACACGCTCGTGGCGCTCAGCTCCAAGGTGAACGGTGTCGCGAGCGCCTTGGCCCCGTTCGCCCCGGCCACCCGCTCGGCGTCAGGCCTGGATCTCACGGTGCCCCACGTGAATGCCCTCTTGACCTCCCTCGGCGGGGTCTCGGCGCAGTTGGTCGCCAACAAGCGCGATGTCTCGGACTGTCTGGATGCGACGTCACCCAATGAAGATTGCGTGCGGGGCGCCATCGAGCGCCTCGTGCGCAAGGCCTTCCGAAGACCGGCTCGCCCCGCCGAGACAGAGGCCTACCTCGGCTTCTATCGGGCCGAAAAGGGGCTCGACGGGCATGCGGTGGCGCTGGAGCAAGTCGCCAATGCCATCCTGCTCTCCCACAACACGCTTTTTCGTTCCGAGTTCGGAGGGGCCCCGCAGGCGAAGGTCGTAGAACTTACACCTTTCGAGAAGGCAGATTTTCTCGCCTTCTCGCTCTCCAACGCGCCCCCGGATGCCGAGCTGCAAGCCGCGGCTGAAAAGGGCGACTTGGACGCGCCCGAGGGCATCTTGCGCGAAAGCCGTCGGTTGATGGCAGGCGTTGCGTCTTCGCGCGCACTGACGCAGTACTTCGATGACCTCGTGGGTGTCGATAGGGTCCTTTCAGCCCCGAAAAACGAGATGTTTTTCCCCCAGTTCAAGACCGAGATCCGCGCGCTCATGCTCGCGGAGTACCGCGCGTTCGTCGAGCACGTGATCTGGAAGGGCGACGGACGGCTCGAGACCTTGCTGACGGCACCCTACACCTTCTTGAACAAGACCCTGGGCGGCTTTTATGGGCTCGGCGGGAGCGATGACGACAACACCTGGAAGCAGGTGAGCGCTGCGGAGCAGGGGCGGGCAGGTTTGCTGACCACCGGCGCCTTTCTGGCCACCTACGGCTTGGATGCGGACACCGACATCATTCGTCGCGGGCTCTTCGTCCGCGAGAAGCTGCTGTGCGATCACCTGCCCTCCGCCCCGGGCGACGTGAACGTCTTCCCGCTGCCTCCGGACGGGGCCAACACCCACCGGGAGCGGCTCGTCGCCCATGCCGCCGAGGAGAAATGCGCGCTCTGTCACCGCATGATGGATCCCATCGGCTTTGCGCTCGAGAACTTCGACTCGACGGGCGTTTACCGCACGATGGATGCGCGGGCAGGAAAGCCCATCGATGCGAGCGGCTACTTGTGGGAGCCGGGAGGGAACGTGGCGTTCACGGGCGCCCGGGAGATGGCAAACGCCGTCGTGAGGCAACCCCGCGCCCACGACTGCTTTGCCCAGCGGGTCGAGGCGTTCGTCTTGGGTCAGGGCTTGGACGAGGCCGGAAGTTGCCAGAGTCGACGAGATCCTTCGTCGAGGCGCTCTCGCAGGAAGGCCTGCGGGAGGGCCTGGCGAAGCGCTTCGCCAACGGCGCCTTCTGGAAGCGCGCCGTCGCGATGTAATCGCAGAGCGGGCGCCGTGCAGGTGCCCGCTGCCTCTACTCGCGCAGACTTGCTTCCTGCGGACGCATATTGTCCGCACGTTGGATTGTGGAGCTAAGCGGGGGGGAACCGCTGACCTCCTGAATGCCATCACCGCGGTGGCGGTGTGAAATCAATAGCTTAGACGATCGTTCCGCGGAGAGGCGAAACGCCAGTATTTTCGTGGGGTTGGGTAGGAACGATTGATTTCGAGCGTGTGTGTCAAGAAAGCCAACCCTGGCCTTGCAGTCGCTCCTGCGCGACCTCGATCTGCGCACGGGTGAACTGCTGCTTTCGCGAGTTCCAGCGTTGGACTGCTCCGACAATGTCGTCGGCGCCCTCAGCGCCCTCAGCCCGGACGACCCAATGGACCGTGGCCAGTAGTTCCATCCCGAATGGCGTCTCGAACCCGTCCAGCAGTGCCGCCACGCGCTCGAAGCGGGCTCTCGTGTCCTGCTGTGCCTCGAGGAGCTTCATTGCGTCGGCGACGGCGCCCGGGACGAGCTCCAACTGCTTGTAGGGATCGTCCCCGCCGTCCCCATATCCGGTCACGTAGTGACCTTCGATGCGGTTTAAAACCTGCCGGAGGTTCTCGGCGTATGGCCCGTAGGGACCCTTCTCGAACTTGAGCCGAAGTTGTTCGCCCGCCTCTTGAGCGAAGTACATCAACTTGTGTAGTTCGAGGAGCGTGACGAATGGGTCCATCAGTCCGCTGAGGTAGCGATTCATGAGCCCAAGGAGGACGGCACGGCCGGGGGTCATGTTCGGAACCTCTTTGCTCTTGCTCATCGAGCTGACGGGGGGGGGCCTGAAGGCTCGTAGATCACCACCTCGACATCCGGGAGTGATTCGAATGCAGCTTCTATTCGTGGTCGAACATCTGACCATCGCAGCCCGCCCAACCCGCAGCCAAGCGGTGGAACCGCGATTGAGCGAATGTTCTTGGCACGGACTTCTTCAACGAGCGCGTTAAGACCGGCGTTAATGTCTTCCATGCGGCTCTTGCCTCGCCAGTGGCGTTTCGTAGGGAAGTTGACGATGTATCTGGGGTTCGTCAGCTGCCCAGTTTCTACCGTGAGCATGGCCCCAGGGCGGACGTCCCCTTGCTTGCACGCCTTGGCGTAGACCTTGAAGTTATCCGGGTAACTCCTCTTGAACTGGGCCGCGATGCCCCTGCCCATGAACCCGACGCAGTTGACCGTGTTCACGAGGGCTTCCACGTCCGCCCTGAGGATGTCTCCTTTGACCGTTCGTCTCATCTGGAGGCTCCTTGCACTAGAAATACCAATCTCGGCGGACAACGACCGGTGGTTGGTGGCCGATGGCTGCTTCGGCCGCGGCCTTTGTCGAAGCGTTGTACACACCGACCTGTGACACGAGTTCCCAGGGGCAGAGTTCCTCCAGTAGAAACTCCGCTTGTTTGGCTTCCTTCACTTCGGGATCGCGAAAATCCTGAGCAGCGATCGCATCCCAGTTCAGAAGACTCAGTTGAGACAGATCGGAGAAGAAGTCGAAGTTGTAAACCGTTGCAGCATTCCGCGGTGTCACAGCCCAGCGTCGGGGCGCTGATTGTGCCCACGCCACCGCTGTCCGCATGTCGATCTCGAGATGAACGATCGGGTCCTGCCCTCCGCGATAGTCGAGCTGGACGTGATTGCCACGATACAGGACGAACAGCATGATCGAACGCGGACACAGATAGAACGGGACACAATCGCCCACCGTAAGGCCGGGATGACAGCGCACCGGCAGAGCACGGCGGCGCGACTTGATGTCGGCGATACCGATGCCAGAGTTGGGGCCTCCCGCCGCGGCCACCGTGGAATCGCAGCGAAGGGCTCCGGCGGCCACAATTCCCTTGAGATTGCTCGCGTGGGTTATGTCATACGCCTTGGGTTGGCTGGGAGGTTCGGTCATGTCGCGGCCCGTCGATCACGCATACCGGCGAGATGATATCTGTAACCTACATACACCGAGGGCGGGCCCCGACCGGTCCCATCTTGAATCGCTTCTGCGCGCCTTCCACCTGAACACGTGTATAGTTTCCTGGGCGGTGTCTCGTCAAGCTCGAAGCTCCGCAAGCTTCCCAGGGATTTTCGAACCGTCAGACGCGGGAGACTCACTTTGCGGTCTGCAGTCTCAACTTCCAGAGTTGGAGGCGCGGCTTGTGTTCGGCATCGGGCAGCGTAATGTGAGCTGATAGGCACCAAGCCAGAGCTACGCCAAAAGGGACGCGGTTGCGGCAGCAAGGCAGAGCCGCACCCTCACAGTGCTCGAAGGAGGCAAACCGCACCGGATCCGCACCGGCACCTGATTCCCCTCCCGGGCCTCACCCGCGGAGGTCAGCCGAAAACGTCACTGATTCCGCGGTGTTGAGTTTGTGGAGCTAAGCGGGATCGAACCGCTGACCTCCTGAATGCCATTCAGGCGCTCTCCCAGCTGAGCTATAGCCCCGTAGATACGGTGAGATTCAGTTTTCAGGCCCGGCGGCCTTTCGGCGACGGGAGCGTTTGTCTACCAGCGCTTTTTTCCGGGGTCAACGGGCAAGCGACGTAAATGTTCTCGAATCCCGAATCGCCTCTCGAAAGCCTCTCCTGCGCGGTGTGGGCCCCTCCGTTTCCGGGGTGTCACCGCGCCGCGGTTTGGTAGTCTCGCGCCCCATGGACCCTCGCCAACTCCGAGACCTTCTCGAACGTGTTCAGGCCGGACAAGTTCCCGTCGACCAAGCCGAGCGCGAGCTTCGTGATCTGCCGTTTCGCTCGCTGGGCTTTGCCCACGCAGACACCCACCGCCACCTCCGTACCGGATTCCCAGAGGTCATTTACGGCCCGGGCAAAACGGCCGAACAGATCGCGCGGCTTTTGCGCGAGTTGGGCGCACGCACCACGGTCATGGCTACGCGCGTTTCGGCAGAGGTGGCCGCTGCCGTATCTCGGGAGGTCCCCGAAGCCCGGTACCTGCCCGTGCCTCGACTGCTGGTTTATGGCGCCGAACCTCCTCGCGACAAGGGGCGTGGCACCGTGGCCGTGCTGACGGCGGGTACGTCGGACATTCCCGTGGCGGAAGAAGCGGCAACGACCTGCGAGCTGGATGGCAACGAAGTGGTGCGCATCTTCGAT includes:
- a CDS encoding DUF1592 domain-containing protein, giving the protein MGITIAALSGLAVSACTGAVTGSSSADPDSPSSDSPGTDDPTNPSAGGGGAPGAGGAGAGGSPSAGLGCGPLPQRLVRLNPVQLENTLVALSSKVNGVASALAPFAPATRSASGLDLTVPHVNALLTSLGGVSAQLVANKRDVSDCLDATSPNEDCVRGAIERLVRKAFRRPARPAETEAYLGFYRAEKGLDGHAVALEQVANAILLSHNTLFRSEFGGAPQAKVVELTPFEKADFLAFSLSNAPPDAELQAAAEKGDLDAPEGILRESRRLMAGVASSRALTQYFDDLVGVDRVLSAPKNEMFFPQFKTEIRALMLAEYRAFVEHVIWKGDGRLETLLTAPYTFLNKTLGGFYGLGGSDDDNTWKQVSAAEQGRAGLLTTGAFLATYGLDADTDIIRRGLFVREKLLCDHLPSAPGDVNVFPLPPDGANTHRERLVAHAAEEKCALCHRMMDPIGFALENFDSTGVYRTMDARAGKPIDASGYLWEPGGNVAFTGAREMANAVVRQPRAHDCFAQRVEAFVLGQGLDEAGSCQSRRDPSSRRSRRKACGRAWRSASPTAPSGSAPSRCNRRAGAVQVPAASTRADLLPADAYCPHVGLWS
- a CDS encoding macro domain-containing protein gives rise to the protein MRRTVKGDILRADVEALVNTVNCVGFMGRGIAAQFKRSYPDNFKVYAKACKQGDVRPGAMLTVETGQLTNPRYIVNFPTKRHWRGKSRMEDINAGLNALVEEVRAKNIRSIAVPPLGCGLGGLRWSDVRPRIEAAFESLPDVEVVIYEPSGPPPSAR
- a CDS encoding DUF4433 domain-containing protein, which codes for MTEPPSQPKAYDITHASNLKGIVAAGALRCDSTVAAAGGPNSGIGIADIKSRRRALPVRCHPGLTVGDCVPFYLCPRSIMLFVLYRGNHVQLDYRGGQDPIVHLEIDMRTAVAWAQSAPRRWAVTPRNAATVYNFDFFSDLSQLSLLNWDAIAAQDFRDPEVKEAKQAEFLLEELCPWELVSQVGVYNASTKAAAEAAIGHQPPVVVRRDWYF
- the larB gene encoding nickel pincer cofactor biosynthesis protein LarB, giving the protein MDPRQLRDLLERVQAGQVPVDQAERELRDLPFRSLGFAHADTHRHLRTGFPEVIYGPGKTAEQIARLLRELGARTTVMATRVSAEVAAAVSREVPEARYLPVPRLLVYGAEPPRDKGRGTVAVLTAGTSDIPVAEEAATTCELDGNEVVRIFDVGVAGLHRLLAHRETIETCEVAVVVAGMDGVLPTVTAGLFNRPVIAVPTSVGYGASFNGVAGLLTMLNACAAGVAVVNIDNGFGGGRMASLLNRKR